One region of Camelus bactrianus isolate YW-2024 breed Bactrian camel chromosome 20, ASM4877302v1, whole genome shotgun sequence genomic DNA includes:
- the LOC105064239 gene encoding HLA class II histocompatibility antigen, DM beta chain, with product MTSLLPLLLGLSLGCTGAGGFVAHVESSCLLDDDGTPKEFKYCISFNKDLLTCWDPLQANMVPCEFGVLYGLAKYLSDFLNRNENLIQRLSNGLQDCATHTQPFWKSLTHRTRPPSVQVAKTTPFNTRESVMLACYVWDFYPADVIITWRKNGQPILPHSSAQNIAQPNGDWTYQTVSHLATTPSFGDTYTCVVEHIGSPEPILQDWTPGLSPIQTVKVSVSAVTLGLGLIIFSLGLLSWRRAASSGYIVLPGSVYPEGQHIS from the exons ATGACATCCCTCCTGCCGCTGCTGCTGGGCCTCAGCCTGGGCTGCACCGGAGCAG GTGGCTTTGTGGCTCATGTGGAAAGCAGCTGTCTGTTGGATGATGACGGGACACCAAAGGAGTTCAAGTATTGTATTTCCTTCAACAAGGATTTGCTGACCTGCTGGGATCCCCTGCAGGCCAATATGGTCCCTTGTGAATTTGGGGTGCTGTATGGCTTGGCTAAATACCTCTCAGATTTCCTCAACCGAAATGAAAACCTGATCCAGCGCTTGTCCAATGGGCTCCAGGACTGTGCCACACACACCCAGCCCTTCTGGAAATCACTGACCCACAGGACAC GGCCACCATCTGTGCAAGTAGCCAAAACCACTCCTTTTAACACGAGGGAGTCCGTGATGCTGGCCTGCTATGTGTGGGACTTCTATCCAGCTGATGTGATCATCACGTGGAGGAAGAACGGGCAGCCAATCCTCCCTCACAGCAGTGCCCAAAATATTGCACAGCCCAATGGAGACTGGACATACCAAACGGTCTCGCATTTGGCTACAACTCCCTCTTTTGGGGACACCTACACCTGTGTGGTGGAGCACATTGGTTCTCCTGAGCCCATCCTTCAGGACTGGA CTCCTGGGCTGTCCCCAATCCAGACAGTGAAGGTTTCTGTGTCAGCAGTGACTCTGGGCCTGGGGCTCATCATCTTCTCTCTCGGTTTGCTCAGCTGGCGGAGAGCTGCCTCCTCTG gcTACATTGTCCTCCCAGGGTCCGTTTATCCAGAAG GTCAGCACATTTCCTAG
- the LOC105064238 gene encoding HLA class II histocompatibility antigen, DM alpha chain isoform X2, with translation MYCQNASPNVGLSETYDEDQLFSFDFSQNIRVPRLPEFADWAHKSGDSSTIFFDKGFCQAMIEEIGPQLEGKIPVSRGLPIAEVFTLKPLEFGKPNTLVCFVSNLFPPTLTVNWQHHAAPVEGVGPTFVSAVDGLSFQAFSYLNFTPTPYDLFSCIVTHEIDSYTAIAYWVPQNALPSDLLENVLCGVAFGLGVLGIIVGLVLIIYFRKPCLRD, from the exons TCCTTCGACTTTTCCCAGAACATCCGAGTGCCTCGCCTGCCTGAATTTGCTGACTGGGCTCACAAGTCTGGAGATTCATCCACCATTTTCTTTGACAAAGGATTCTGCCAGGCAATGATTGAGGAAATCGGCCCACAACTTGAAGGGAAAATCCCAGTGTCTAGAG GGCTCCCCATTGCTGAGGTGTTCACACTGAAGCCCCTGGAGTTTGGCAAGCCCAACACGCTGGTCTGTTTTGTCAGTAACCTCTTCCCACCCACACTGACGGTGAACTGGCAACATCATGCGGCCCCCGTGGAAGGAGTCGGGCCCACTTTTGTCTCAGCTGTTGATGGACTCAGCTTCCAGGCCTTTTCTTACTTAAACTTCACACCGACACCCTATGACCTTTTCTCCTGCATCGTGACCCATGAGATTGACAGCTACACGGCAATTGCCTATTGGG TGCCCCAGAATGCGCTGCCCTCAGACCTTCTGGAGAATGTGCTGTGCGGCGTGGCCTTTGGCCTGGGTGTGTTGGGCATCATTGTTGGCTTGGTCCTCATCATCTACTTCCGAAAGCCTTGCTTACGTG aCTGA